Proteins found in one Campylobacter concisus genomic segment:
- a CDS encoding molybdopterin-dependent oxidoreductase — protein sequence MPHSNAVGRRSFLKIAALAGVAGGMSGLAASGVTRSATKEEMANPFPNSKIVKTVCTVCSVGCGVRAEVENGVWVRQEVAQDHPVSAGGHCCKGSDVIDMVRSHCRVKYPMKKVGGKWKRISYKEALDEIGAKLKAYREKNPEQVMFLGSAKDCNEQSYYISKFVAMFGTNNLDHQARLUHSSTVAGVANTWGYGAMTNHLGDIQNAKSIFIVGANPAVNHPVGFRHFLKAKENNGAKLIVVDPRYTRTAAKADYFAQIRTGTDIPFMYGMMNIIFENGWEDKEFINDRVYGMDLIREEAAKWTPEVVADVCGIKKETLLEITEVYAKNRPGSVVWAMGLTQHTIGSSNTRIAPILQLVLGNMGVSGGGCNILRGHDNVQGATDMANLPTELPGYYPKNEANWKYFAKMWKVDFEWLQKNFVKPEMMFKPGFTLSKWWAGVLDGKNGNEAVDNAGDSIKALVVIGNGITSTAQQVKVKEGLDALELLVLVDPFVNDAGVITDKKDDVYILPAATQFETSGTVVATNRSGQWRSQVVEPLFESMPDHEILFELAKRLGYYDELTRTIRDAEGKIEWPEVATREIANIIKTIGMTGWTPERLKKHQENWDKFDEKTSLGKPGTVVEGEYYGLPWPCWTEDHPGSPILYDINKSVRQGGMGFRNRFGLEHNGVSQLAADGSAPVDSFVKGGYPEIKKDNIEKVLGITLTEDEKAKIGGSWIHDDSNIIAKKCMEKNIAPYGNARARTIVWTFADQIPLHREPLHTPRFDLAQKYPSFEDKKLQNRVDTKFKSVQLAKDYSKEFPIILTTARLVNFSGAGMETRASMYLSRLTPEMFADIHPELAAKHGIKNWDFIWVHSPEGTKVKVRARVVPSVKPDTIFMPFHYAGYMQGVDMTGNFPEGTKPYAVGESANTVTNYGYDINTQIPETKSGLCRIEKA from the coding sequence ATGCCCCACTCAAACGCAGTCGGGCGAAGATCGTTTTTAAAAATAGCCGCGCTAGCAGGCGTAGCGGGCGGCATGAGCGGGCTGGCTGCTAGCGGCGTAACTAGAAGCGCCACAAAAGAAGAAATGGCAAATCCGTTTCCAAACTCTAAAATCGTAAAAACCGTTTGTACGGTTTGCTCCGTTGGATGCGGAGTGCGCGCCGAGGTAGAAAACGGCGTTTGGGTACGCCAAGAAGTAGCCCAAGATCACCCGGTAAGCGCTGGCGGCCACTGCTGTAAGGGTAGCGACGTCATCGATATGGTGCGCTCTCACTGCCGCGTAAAATACCCGATGAAAAAAGTAGGCGGCAAATGGAAACGCATCAGCTACAAAGAGGCTCTTGATGAAATCGGCGCCAAACTAAAAGCGTATCGCGAGAAAAACCCTGAACAAGTGATGTTTCTAGGCTCTGCAAAAGATTGCAACGAACAAAGCTATTATATAAGCAAATTCGTAGCGATGTTCGGGACTAATAACCTAGATCACCAAGCCCGTCTTTGACACAGCTCTACAGTCGCCGGTGTGGCGAATACTTGGGGTTACGGAGCTATGACCAATCATCTTGGAGATATCCAAAACGCGAAGTCTATCTTTATAGTGGGCGCAAATCCGGCAGTAAACCATCCGGTAGGATTTAGACATTTTCTAAAAGCGAAGGAAAATAACGGCGCAAAGCTAATCGTGGTCGATCCAAGATACACGAGAACTGCGGCTAAGGCTGATTATTTTGCTCAAATTCGCACCGGCACGGATATACCTTTTATGTATGGCATGATGAATATCATCTTTGAAAACGGCTGGGAAGATAAGGAATTTATAAACGACCGCGTCTACGGTATGGATCTGATCCGCGAAGAGGCTGCCAAATGGACGCCCGAAGTCGTAGCCGATGTTTGCGGGATCAAAAAAGAGACGCTTCTTGAGATAACCGAAGTTTACGCCAAAAATCGCCCGGGATCGGTCGTTTGGGCGATGGGTCTAACTCAACACACCATAGGCAGCTCAAACACTCGTATCGCTCCGATCCTACAACTAGTGCTAGGGAATATGGGCGTTAGCGGCGGCGGCTGTAACATCCTTCGCGGCCACGACAACGTCCAAGGTGCGACGGATATGGCGAATTTGCCGACCGAGTTACCCGGATACTATCCAAAAAACGAGGCCAACTGGAAATACTTCGCTAAGATGTGGAAGGTCGATTTTGAATGGCTCCAAAAGAATTTCGTTAAGCCTGAAATGATGTTTAAGCCCGGATTTACGCTGTCAAAATGGTGGGCGGGCGTGCTTGACGGTAAAAACGGCAACGAAGCAGTAGATAATGCCGGCGACAGTATAAAAGCCTTAGTAGTAATAGGCAACGGTATCACCTCTACAGCACAACAAGTAAAAGTAAAAGAAGGCCTAGATGCGCTTGAGCTTTTAGTGCTAGTAGATCCTTTCGTAAACGATGCCGGCGTGATTACGGACAAAAAAGACGACGTCTATATACTGCCTGCGGCGACGCAGTTTGAAACTAGCGGCACGGTCGTAGCGACGAACCGTAGCGGCCAGTGGAGAAGTCAGGTCGTGGAGCCTTTGTTTGAAAGTATGCCCGATCACGAAATTTTATTTGAGCTTGCCAAAAGACTAGGCTACTATGACGAGCTAACGCGCACGATCAGGGACGCTGAAGGCAAGATCGAGTGGCCTGAAGTCGCTACGCGCGAGATCGCAAATATAATTAAAACTATCGGCATGACGGGTTGGACTCCGGAGAGACTCAAAAAGCACCAAGAAAACTGGGATAAATTTGACGAAAAAACGAGTCTAGGAAAACCGGGCACCGTAGTCGAAGGCGAGTACTACGGTCTGCCGTGGCCGTGCTGGACGGAGGATCATCCGGGCAGCCCGATACTCTACGACATAAACAAATCCGTTAGACAAGGCGGTATGGGTTTTAGAAACCGCTTCGGCTTAGAGCATAACGGAGTTAGCCAATTAGCCGCAGACGGTAGCGCGCCCGTAGATTCGTTCGTTAAGGGCGGATATCCTGAGATCAAAAAAGATAACATCGAAAAAGTGCTAGGCATCACGCTAACCGAGGATGAAAAGGCCAAAATAGGCGGCAGCTGGATACATGACGATAGTAATATCATAGCTAAAAAATGCATGGAGAAAAATATCGCTCCGTACGGCAACGCGCGAGCTAGGACTATCGTTTGGACTTTTGCGGATCAAATTCCTCTTCACAGAGAGCCGCTTCATACGCCTAGATTTGATCTAGCGCAGAAGTATCCGAGCTTTGAGGATAAGAAACTTCAAAACCGCGTCGATACAAAATTTAAATCCGTCCAGCTAGCAAAGGACTACTCAAAAGAATTTCCTATTATCCTCACGACGGCTCGCCTCGTAAATTTTAGCGGCGCGGGCATGGAGACGAGAGCTAGTATGTATCTAAGCCGCTTGACGCCTGAGATGTTTGCAGATATCCACCCTGAACTTGCGGCTAAACACGGCATTAAAAACTGGGATTTCATCTGGGTTCATTCGCCTGAAGGTACTAAGGTTAAGGTGCGCGCCAGAGTAGTACCGTCCGTTAAACCCGACACCATCTTTATGCCGTTTCATTATGCGGGTTATATGCAAGGCGTTGATATGACGGGTAATTTCCCGGAAGGCACCAAGCCTTATGCGGTAGGCGAGAGCGCAAATACCGTCACTAACTACGGATATGATATAAACACTCAAATCCCCGAAACCAAAAGCGGTCTATGCCGCATAGAAAAGGCGTAA
- a CDS encoding twin-arginine translocation signal domain-containing protein: MQKNRREFLKKAGLVGAAAATAGVATAAASNLKYGKSKKTEVLYKRSKNWDLYYEQAK; encoded by the coding sequence ATGCAAAAAAATAGGCGAGAATTTTTAAAAAAGGCGGGGCTAGTCGGCGCGGCAGCGGCTACGGCCGGAGTAGCAACGGCAGCGGCGTCAAACCTAAAATACGGTAAAAGCAAAAAGACCGAAGTGCTTTATAAAAGAAGCAAAAACTGGGATCTATACTACGAACAAGCGAAATAA
- a CDS encoding TorD/DmsD family molecular chaperone — MTSKGEFAAGRGLYYSLFSRFFVFSQGADRFSGVNAMLGLASAHALNEESAAAIMRIQVKFDEKNSQNLADEFDEIFHALPSPLRNSLSYYDEGYEVGHACAKVRKILARTDIRRDEAKFKENEDNVGFVFALMSEFIARESELELYGELEEQLFKEIINQNIDEFINDLFNHESSEIYKDVAVLLQGFIEFERVVLSAPRPINQGKNKKTLDGVSRSEAIRRQKNRVRKIKAMEEENAKK, encoded by the coding sequence ATGACTAGCAAGGGCGAATTTGCGGCGGGACGTGGGCTTTACTACTCGCTATTTTCGCGTTTTTTCGTTTTTAGCCAAGGTGCTGATAGATTTAGCGGCGTAAATGCGATGCTAGGCCTTGCCTCGGCGCACGCTCTAAACGAAGAATCGGCCGCCGCGATAATGCGCATTCAGGTAAAATTCGATGAAAAAAATTCGCAAAATTTAGCGGATGAATTCGATGAAATTTTCCACGCTCTGCCAAGTCCGCTTAGAAACTCGCTGTCCTACTACGACGAGGGCTACGAGGTCGGACACGCCTGCGCAAAAGTGCGTAAAATTTTAGCCCGCACAGACATTAGGCGCGACGAGGCTAAATTTAAAGAAAACGAAGACAACGTGGGTTTCGTGTTTGCGCTAATGAGCGAATTTATCGCGCGAGAGAGCGAGCTGGAGCTATACGGCGAGCTTGAGGAGCAGCTTTTTAAAGAGATCATAAACCAAAACATCGACGAGTTTATAAATGATCTTTTTAACCACGAAAGCAGCGAAATTTATAAAGACGTCGCAGTGCTTTTGCAAGGATTTATAGAGTTTGAGCGCGTAGTTTTAAGCGCGCCGCGTCCTATAAATCAAGGCAAAAACAAAAAGACTTTGGACGGAGTTTCAAGATCTGAGGCCATAAGAAGACAAAAAAACCGAGTGAGAAAGATAAAAGCTATGGAGGAAGAAAATGCAAAAAAATAG
- the tupC gene encoding tungstate ABC transporter ATP-binding protein TupC, giving the protein MINVRNLRLNYGASEILNIPRLDIDVTKITALTGSNGSGKSTLMRVMSFLQKPTSGEVRLWGSSAPSLNLLRDVSVLLPEPALLKRSVRENFRAVLKSRGVLGEFDERASEALNLVDLDESFLSKRHFELSSGQTQRVSFALNLALRSRLYLLDEPTNSVDVGTSKLFGKAVLYMRQRYGCGFVIASHDDKWLSAVAEENIFLHKGRVCEFEYKNIFDAHGGVLKFDENANVNLPQNLRNAVKIAVNPSKITLSKTPIEGYLGGILHSVSLYLGKDLLVKIKIGDFLIKTLAPNSQNFNVGERIYFKFDEGAFLGLE; this is encoded by the coding sequence GTGATAAACGTTAGAAATTTACGCCTAAACTACGGCGCGAGCGAGATTTTAAACATCCCGCGCCTTGATATCGACGTCACCAAAATCACCGCGCTAACTGGCAGCAACGGTAGCGGCAAAAGCACGCTAATGCGAGTAATGTCGTTTTTACAAAAGCCCACTAGCGGCGAGGTGCGGCTGTGGGGAAGCAGCGCGCCGAGTCTAAATTTACTGCGCGACGTTAGCGTTTTGTTGCCAGAGCCCGCGCTTTTAAAACGCTCCGTGAGGGAAAATTTTAGAGCCGTTTTAAAAAGCCGCGGAGTACTGGGAGAATTTGACGAGCGAGCGAGCGAGGCGTTAAATTTGGTCGATCTTGACGAGAGCTTTTTAAGCAAGCGCCACTTTGAGCTAAGCTCGGGGCAGACGCAGCGCGTTAGCTTTGCGTTAAATTTGGCGCTTAGATCGCGGCTTTATCTACTCGACGAGCCGACAAATAGCGTGGACGTGGGCACCTCAAAGCTTTTCGGCAAGGCGGTGCTTTATATGCGGCAAAGATACGGCTGCGGCTTTGTGATCGCTAGCCACGACGACAAATGGCTAAGCGCGGTCGCCGAAGAAAACATCTTTTTACACAAGGGCCGCGTGTGCGAATTTGAGTACAAAAATATTTTTGACGCGCATGGCGGGGTTTTAAAATTTGACGAAAACGCGAACGTAAATTTGCCGCAAAATTTACGTAATGCCGTAAAAATCGCCGTAAATCCAAGTAAAATAACGCTAAGCAAAACGCCGATAGAAGGCTACTTAGGCGGCATCTTGCACTCGGTTTCGCTCTATCTTGGCAAAGATCTTTTGGTAAAAATCAAAATCGGCGACTTTTTGATAAAAACCCTGGCGCCTAATTCGCAAAATTTTAATGTCGGCGAGAGGATTTATTTTAAATTTGACGAAGGAGCGTTTTTGGGGCTTGAATGA
- the tupB gene encoding tungstate ABC transporter permease TupB, translating to MDFLLNGFLEAFRLLFSGDEETYSAIRATLYTSSVSIFFAILVGFPLGFTLGFYDFRGRRVLRLLSDTALAMPTVAIGLILYAFITRNGPFGEFGLLFTLKAVMLGQFVLALPIIISLSASVVENMDKKHYLTILNLRLSPLRLVGCVLYELRYALMVVVATAYGRIVAEVGVAMMIGGNIKYFTRTITTAVSLETNKGEFAMGIALALVLIFIAFAVNLAIHALKRLDR from the coding sequence TTGGATTTTTTATTAAACGGATTTTTGGAGGCCTTTAGGCTGCTTTTTAGCGGCGACGAGGAGACGTATTCGGCGATCAGGGCGACGCTTTACACTTCGAGCGTCTCGATATTTTTTGCGATTTTAGTCGGCTTTCCGCTTGGATTTACGCTGGGATTTTACGATTTTCGCGGACGGCGAGTATTACGATTGCTTAGCGATACGGCGCTTGCGATGCCGACAGTTGCGATCGGGCTTATTTTATACGCGTTTATCACGCGAAACGGCCCGTTTGGCGAGTTTGGGCTGCTTTTTACGCTAAAGGCCGTGATGCTGGGGCAGTTTGTGCTAGCACTACCTATCATCATCTCGCTAAGCGCTAGCGTCGTGGAAAATATGGACAAAAAGCACTATCTAACCATCCTAAATTTACGCCTGAGCCCGCTAAGGCTAGTGGGCTGCGTGCTTTACGAGCTAAGGTATGCTCTGATGGTGGTCGTAGCGACGGCGTACGGGCGTATCGTGGCCGAGGTCGGCGTGGCGATGATGATCGGCGGAAATATCAAATATTTTACCCGCACGATCACGACTGCAGTATCGCTGGAGACGAACAAAGGCGAGTTTGCCATGGGTATCGCGCTGGCTTTGGTGCTCATCTTTATCGCGTTTGCCGTAAATTTGGCGATACACGCGCTAAAAAGGCTTGACCGATGA
- the tupA gene encoding tungstate ABC transporter substrate-binding protein TupA, which produces MKKVILGSLIASVLAFAGDSELIMATTTSTDNTGLLDAIYPVYKAKTGVDIKWTAVGTGAALKLGENCDADILFVHSPKVEKEFVEKGFGVERKAVMYNDFVVIADKSIADKFKGKDIKESFELIKKENIKFFSRGDKSGTDNKEKGIWKKIIGEVPEKDGWYMQTGQGMLATINAAAEQKGVTFTDRGTYIKYEDTKKGAPEMVIINEGDNDLKNFYSLIAVNPKHCAKADIENANKFIEWATSEEGQKFIGDFKLLDKPLFTPDANTRKN; this is translated from the coding sequence ATGAAAAAAGTAATATTAGGCTCGCTAATCGCGAGCGTTTTGGCGTTTGCGGGCGATAGCGAACTCATCATGGCTACCACCACCAGCACCGATAACACGGGGCTACTAGACGCGATCTACCCTGTGTATAAGGCAAAAACCGGCGTCGATATCAAATGGACCGCCGTAGGCACGGGCGCTGCTTTAAAACTTGGCGAAAACTGCGATGCGGACATACTTTTCGTGCATTCGCCAAAAGTTGAGAAAGAATTCGTAGAAAAAGGCTTTGGCGTCGAGAGAAAAGCCGTAATGTACAATGATTTCGTCGTTATCGCCGATAAATCTATCGCCGATAAATTTAAAGGCAAAGACATAAAAGAGAGCTTTGAGCTGATCAAAAAAGAGAATATCAAATTTTTCTCTCGCGGCGATAAATCAGGCACTGACAACAAAGAAAAAGGTATCTGGAAAAAAATCATCGGCGAAGTGCCTGAAAAAGACGGCTGGTATATGCAAACCGGCCAAGGCATGCTAGCTACCATCAACGCTGCAGCCGAGCAAAAGGGCGTGACGTTCACCGACCGCGGCACCTACATCAAGTACGAGGACACCAAAAAAGGCGCGCCTGAGATGGTCATCATCAACGAGGGCGACAACGACCTAAAGAACTTCTACTCGCTAATCGCGGTAAATCCGAAGCACTGCGCTAAGGCCGACATCGAAAACGCAAATAAATTTATAGAGTGGGCGACGAGCGAAGAGGGTCAGAAATTTATCGGCGACTTTAAGCTGCTAGATAAGCCGCTTTTCACGCCTGACGCGAATACTCGCAAAAACTAA
- a CDS encoding aminotransferase class V-fold PLP-dependent enzyme has translation MANLDEIRKNIILKPGVHYFDFAASGLAYEPVEREIADVLKTYANTHSDSSSSAIITQRRYEGARESLKKLLGLDERFYLIACGQGATAAIKKFQELLGIYLPPATRSAIGEANLRAAQPPLVLVSPYEHHSNELSFREGLCDYLRVPLSESDEIDMLALERILKINAGRRIIGSFSAASNVTGVISDYKKISKLIRTAGGIVAFDCAALSSHANLDCDYFDAIFLSPHKLLGGPASCGLLAIKKELLNSDVPTFAAGGTVAYASREGHVFLKNPEQLEEGGTPPIIGLMRANLAYALRNEVGFERIKSAEDELARLFESELASIDEVINYAPKGAPRLPIISFNVRGVSAYDFAASLSNDFGIQTRAGVMCAGPYAHDLLGIKEGCMPETKPGFVRVSLHYTHAEQDVLYLVGAIKSCIKKHRDLWGEEKAMYEMFGGKIF, from the coding sequence ATGGCAAATTTAGACGAAATAAGAAAAAATATCATCCTAAAACCGGGCGTGCATTATTTTGATTTCGCGGCTTCCGGGCTTGCTTATGAGCCCGTAGAGCGCGAGATAGCAGATGTTCTCAAAACCTACGCCAACACACACTCCGACAGTAGCTCGAGCGCCATCATCACGCAGCGGCGCTACGAGGGTGCGCGCGAGAGCCTAAAAAAGCTGCTAGGCCTTGACGAGCGGTTTTATCTCATCGCCTGTGGGCAGGGTGCGACGGCAGCGATCAAGAAATTTCAGGAGCTGCTTGGCATCTACCTGCCGCCTGCAACCAGAAGCGCGATCGGCGAGGCAAATTTACGCGCCGCGCAGCCTCCGCTCGTGCTCGTTTCGCCGTACGAACACCACTCAAACGAGCTTAGCTTCCGCGAGGGGCTTTGCGACTACCTGCGAGTGCCGCTTAGCGAGTCCGACGAGATAGATATGCTAGCACTCGAGCGCATCTTGAAGATTAACGCGGGACGCCGCATCATCGGCTCGTTTAGCGCCGCCTCAAACGTAACGGGCGTCATCAGCGATTATAAAAAAATCAGCAAACTAATCAGGACCGCGGGCGGTATCGTGGCCTTTGACTGCGCGGCGCTGAGCTCGCACGCGAATTTAGATTGCGACTATTTCGACGCGATTTTCCTCTCGCCGCATAAGTTACTAGGAGGGCCTGCTAGCTGCGGGCTTTTGGCGATCAAAAAGGAGCTGCTTAACAGCGACGTGCCGACGTTTGCCGCAGGCGGGACGGTCGCCTACGCTAGCCGCGAAGGACACGTATTTTTGAAAAACCCCGAGCAGTTAGAAGAAGGCGGTACGCCGCCTATCATCGGGCTAATGCGAGCAAATTTAGCCTACGCGCTGCGAAACGAGGTAGGTTTTGAGAGGATAAAAAGCGCCGAGGACGAGCTTGCGCGTCTTTTTGAGAGCGAGCTAGCAAGCATAGACGAGGTCATAAACTACGCTCCAAAGGGCGCGCCACGACTGCCGATAATTTCCTTTAACGTGCGCGGCGTTTCGGCATATGATTTTGCCGCAAGCCTTAGCAATGACTTTGGTATCCAGACGCGCGCGGGCGTGATGTGTGCCGGCCCGTACGCTCACGATCTGCTTGGTATCAAGGAGGGTTGCATGCCAGAAACCAAGCCCGGCTTCGTGCGCGTGAGCCTGCACTACACGCACGCCGAGCAAGACGTGCTATATCTCGTGGGTGCGATAAAATCCTGTATCAAAAAGCACCGCGATCTTTGGGGCGAGGAAAAGGCGATGTACGAGATGTTCGGCGGGAAAATTTTCTAA
- a CDS encoding sodium-dependent tyrosine transporter, translating into MYVKLNNRVYLNKDKITRIKVDSVQDGIRIRFYEGQNQVAKSGRFETEAKAIEWLEKNFINK; encoded by the coding sequence ATGTACGTAAAACTAAACAATAGGGTCTATCTAAACAAAGACAAGATCACTAGAATAAAGGTAGATAGCGTCCAAGACGGTATCAGGATTCGCTTCTACGAGGGGCAAAATCAGGTCGCTAAAAGCGGACGCTTCGAAACCGAGGCAAAAGCCATCGAGTGGCTAGAGAAAAATTTTATAAACAAATAA